The Gordonia iterans DNA window ACGGGCGGCCGTTGGTGGCCGGTTCGTAGCAGCGGGCCGGCGGATCGAGCCACCACATGCGGGGCTCGTCCTGGTTCGGCAGGTACCGGCCGCGCGGATTCACGAACTGCACGTTCACGTGGACTCCGGGATTCTCGGTGTCCTTGCCGACGATCGGCCCGACCTTCGGGATGATCGTGGCGAAGTTGTGGAACGTGCACTGGAACACCGGCGACTGGCGGGCCAGCTGCTTGAGCATGAACTCCGAGTCGACGAACACGTTCACCAGATTGCGCCGGTTCTTGTTCAGGAAGTTCGTGGTGTCGACCGCGGCCACGCCGAGTGTCGCGATGACGTTGCGGAGGTCGCCCTGGCGCTCCACCACGGTCCGGTTGGTCACGCGCAGGTTGTCGAGCGCGTCGATCACATCCGGCAGCGCATCGGAGTAGGTCTGCGAGAACGAGGCCAGACCGCGCAGGGTGCCCTGCAGCTCGGGCATGTTCGCGTTGACCCGGGAAAAGATGGTGTTGAGCTGCTCGATGGTCTTGTTCAGCTCCTTGCCACGGCCTCCGATGGCGGCGTTCACCGAGGTGAGCGTCGCGTTCAGGTCCTCGGGGGGAACGGCCTCCAGGATCGGCAGCAGTGCGTCGAACAGATCCTCGACCTCGGGGGCGTTGCCGCTCGCGTCGGTCTTGATGGTGCCGCCCTTGGCCAGGGTGCCGCCCTGCGGGTCGGCCGGGATCTCCAGCGAGACGAAGCGCTCGCCGAACAGGGTCTTCGGCAGGATACGGGCTGTGGTGTTGGCCGGCAGGTCGCCGGCCAGGTTCGGATCCAGTCCGAGCTCGACGTCGACCTTGCCTCCCTCGCGGACCGTGACGGCCTTGACCGTCCCGACCACCACGCCGCGCGCCTTGACGTCGGCCTTGGGCACCAGCGCGTTGCCCGCGTCGCCGGCCACCAGCGTCACCTTGGTGACGGTCTCGAAGGTGCCCCGGAAGATGAGGACCGACGTGGCCAGCAACCCGAAGACGATGACGTAGAACACCAGGCCGAGCAGCCTGCGCTTGACTGTCTGCATCGCGCGTTAACCTCCGACCCGGACCGACGTCGACGTGCCCCAGATGGCCAGACCGAGGAAGAAGTCCATCAGCGCGATCAGCACCAGCGCCGAACGCACCGCGTGTCCCACGGCCACACCCACGCCGGCCGGGCCCCCACTGGCGTAGTAGCCGTAGTAGCAGTGGACCAGGATGATCACGAAGGCGAAGACCAGCACTTTGCCGAACGACCAGAGGACGTCTTCTGGTGGCAGAAACAGGTTGAAGTAATGGTCGTACGAGCCCGTGGACTGGCCGTTGAAGGTCGTGTTGATCACCCGAGACGCCAGATAGGCGGCCATCAGGCCGAGCACGTACAGCGGAATCACGGCGACGAAGCCGGCGATCACCCGCGTGGAGACCAGGAACGGGATCGAGGGCACCGCCATCACCTCGAGCGCATCGATCTCCTCGGAGATGCGCATGGCGCCGAGCTGCGCGGTGAAGCCGCAGCCCACCGTCGCACTGAGCGCGAGACCACCCACCAGGGGCGCGACCTCGCGCGTGTTGACGTAGGCGGACAGGAAGCCCGAAAGCGCCTCCGAACCGATCTGACTCAGGGCCGCGTAGCCCTGCATGCCGACCACCACGCCGGTGAAGCCCGACATCAGGATCATCACGCCCACCGTGCCGCCGATGACGGCCATGCCGCCGGCGCCGAAGGCCACCTCGGCGAGGATGCGCATCACCTCGCGGGTGTAGTGCACCAGCGTGCGCGGAATCCATGCCAGCGTCCGTCCGTAGAAGGACATCTGTTCGCCGGCACCGTCGAGCAGCTTGAACGGACGACCGAGCTGCTTCCTGGCCTCGTAGACCAGGTACTCGGGCCGGCTCTTGGCAATCGTCACACCACGGGTCACGGCTAACCTACCTTCGGCGGAACGATCTGGATGAAGACCGCTGTGATGATCAGGTTCGCGAAGAACAGCAATAGGAAGGTCACGACCACGGACTGGTTGACCGCCTCGCCGACGCCCTTCGGGCCGCCCTTCGGATGGAGTCCCTTGTAGGCCGCGACCACGCCGGCGATGATGCCGAAGATCGCCGCCTTGAAGGTCGAGACGTACAGGTCAGGCAACTGCGCCAGCGCACCGAACGACGCGAGGTAAGCACCGGGGGTGCCGCCTTGCACGATCACGTTGAAGAAGTAGCCGCCGGCGATGCCGACGACGGCGACCAGGCCGTTGAGGAGCATGGCCACCAGAACCATGGCGAGCACCCTCGGGACCACCAGTCGCTGCACCGGGTTGATGCCCAGCACCTCCATGGCGTCGATCTCTTCGCGGATGGTGCGGGAGCCGAGGTCGGCGGCCACCGCAGATCCGGCGGCTCCGGCCACCAGCAGCGACGTGACCAGGGGCGAACCCTGCTGCACGACGACGAGAACGCTCGCTGCGCCGGTGAACGACTCCGCGCCGAGTTGCTTGATCAGCGAGCCGGTCTGCAGCGACACGATCGCGCCGAACGGAATCGCGATGAGCGCCGTCGGCAGGATGGTGACACTGGCGATGAACCAGGCCTGCTGAATGAACTCGCGCCACTGGAACGGGCGCACGAACAGCTGACGCGCGACGTCGACAAAGAGCTGCACCACATTGCCGGTCTGGGACAGTGCCCCGTCACCGGCCTTCTGCAGCCTTGCGACGCCACGCTGGGTGGCGGTCGTCATGCCCGGCCGCTCCCCTGTCCGTCGTCGATCACCCGGGTGATCTCCTCGGTGCGCTCTTCCTCGGGCAGGGTCGCGACCTGCCGCGTCTCCTCGTCGAGGACGATCGTCTCGGTCGGGGTCTCGATCACCTCGGTGACACCACCGGCGGACGCCACCGCGGTGGCGTCGTGATGATGGTCGAGGACGACGCCGTCCGGATAGCTGAACTGGTGATTCGCCATGGCGACCAGGGTGGCCGAGGTGTCCGGCGTCTCCGCGGCCCGGCGGTCCTCTTCGGCGATCGACGCGCGGATGGCGGCCTGTGCGTTCGGCGGCAGACCGTTGACGATGTTCAGGACGTTCTGACGGTGGCGGATCGCGGCCTTGCGCACGGGCATGCCCGGGTTCGGCTGCACCTGCGGGATGATCTCGCTGAAGTCGTCCTTGGTGCCGCCGCCGGAGATGCCGGCGGCCTGCATGGCGGCCTCCGCGGCGGCCACGGCCTCGTCCTTCTCCTCGGACATGCCGATCGGGCCGAAGCGGTCACCGGCCAGGAACTGCTTGACGACGGGCTGCTCGGAGGTGAGCAGCACCTCGCGCGGACCGAACATCACCAATTCCTTGCGGAACAGCATGCCGATGTTGTCCGGGATGGTCCGGGCGATGTTGATGTTGTGCGTGACGATGAGGATCGTGGCGTCGATCTCGGCGTTGATGTCGATCAGCAGCTGCGAGATGTAGGCAGTGCGCACGGGGTCCAGACCGGAGTCCGGCTCGTCGCACAGGATGATCTCGGGGTCGAGCACCAGCGCGCGTGCCAGACCGGCGCGCTTGCGCATACCGCCGGAGATCTCGCCGGGCAGCTTGTCCTCGGCGCCGGCCAGACCGACCAGCTCCACCTTGTCCATCACGATGCGACGGATCTCGTCTTCCTTCTTCTTCGTATGCTCACGAAGCGGGAAGGCGATGTTGTCGTAGAGGCTCATCGAGCCGAACAGCGCGCCGTCCTGGAACAGCACGCCGAAGAGTTTGCGGATCTCGTACAGTTCCTTGGCCGAGCACTGGGTGATGTCGGTGCCGTCGATGACCACCGAACCCTGCTCCGGATGCAGAAGCCCGATCAGGGTCTTCAGGAACACCGACTTACCGGTGCCCGACGGCCCCAGGAGCGCGTTGACCTCTCCTGCCGGCAGGGTCAGCGTCACATCACGCCAGATGTTCTGTGAGCCGAACGACTTGGTCAAGCCCTCGACTGCGACCTCTACTCCCACTGCGTCCTCCAGACGTGTCGTGTGCACCAAGAAGTCGTAGCGTTGCCGTGCCGACCACCACGCGGAGCCGTGCTCCCTCAGTGCGTCAAATGTGGCTGCGGTCACTCTAACCCACGCCCGCATCCGACGACACCACAGACCAGGGCTGTCGCCACGATCACGATCGGCCGGAACTTACCTCGCGGTAACTTCTTGACTGGCTGAGAATACCTAAGGAAGACGACTTAGCCAAAGTGAGACGAGAGTCCACATGGCGATGCCGAAGCGGTGCAGGTCACAGAGTCGTCGGTCCCAGATCAGCCGGGACCTTGGTCCCTGGGCGTCGGGTCGACTTCTCGGTGGTTCCTGAGCTCCGCCGAAGGGCTCCGCTCGCGCAATCCTCGAGGGCGGATACGACGAAGGCCCGCAGGGGATCCCTGCGGGCCTTCGTCGTTGCCGATACGGCTGGTCGCTCGCACGAGGCGAGCGCGGTCTCACTTGAGCGAGACGGAGGCGCCGGCCTCTTCCAGCTTGGCCTTGGCGGCCTCGGCGTCTTCCTTGCTGACCTTCTCCAGGAGCGCCTTCGGAGCACCCTCGACGAGATCCTTGGCCTCCTTCAGGCCCAGGCCCGAGACGACCTCGCGGACGACCTTGATGACCTGGATCTTCTTGTCGCCGGCACCCTCGAGCACCACGTCGAACTCGTCCTGCTCGGCGGCGGCCTCGGCGCCACCGGCGGCCGGAGCACCGGCAGCGGCGACGGCGACCGGAGCCGCGGCGGTGACCTCGAAGACCTCTTCGAACTTCTTCACGAAATCGCTGAGCTCCAGCAGGGTCAGTTCCTTGAACTGCTCGATGAGCTCGTCAGCGGTGAGCTTCGCCATGATGGCGTCCTTCCTTTAAGTCCCAGTACGGGGGGCCTGCATCCCCTTCGCGGAATGCGGGCCGGGTCGGTGGTGCGACCGGTTGCCCGGCCGCGGGTGGGGCGGGAGGCTAGGCTGCCTCCTCGCCCTCCTTCTTCTCTTGCAGTGCCGCGGCGAGACGCGCGACCTGCGAAGCGGGCTGGTTGAACAGCCCGGCGGCCTTTGCCAAGTTGCCCTTCATGGCACCGGCGAGCTTGGCCAGGAGGACCTCACGGGTCTCCAGGTCGGCGATGGCCTCAACTTCGGCGATGGACAGCGCACGGCCGTCCATGTAGCCGCCCTTGATGACCAGAGCCTTGTTGTCCTTGGCGAAGGTCTTGATCGCCTTGGCGGCGACGACCGGCTCACCTTCGATGAAGGCGATCGCGGTCGGACCAACGAACAGCTCGTCGAGCCCCTCCACGCCTGCTTCGGCAGCAGCGCGCTTGACGAGGGTGTTCTTGGCGACGGAGTAGGTTGCGCCTTCGCCGAGCGAGCGACGCAGCTCGGAGATCTGCGGAACGGACAGACCACGGTATTCCGTGATGACCGCCGCGTTAGCGCCCTTGAACTGCTCGGTGATCTCTGCGACTGCATCGATCTTGTCCTGGTTGGCCATACTTCGCCTCCTCTCGTGTCATTTCCGTTTGACACCCTGCGGGTGTCACGACCCAGTTCCCGCCGCTCGGATGGGGTGCAGCGTCCGGCCGGAGAAACACGAACGCCCCGTGCAGGAAGCACGGGGCGATGTCGGCACACGGCGGACCGCGGCGAAGTCTCCTCGTTCATCCTGCGTGGGCCGCCGAGTGGAACTCGGGCCTTCGGCCGGGATCACTCCCGAACGACCAACGGTCTCTGGTTGAACTCGATGCACCGGCACGTAATCCGGTGAACCGGGATTTAGGGTAGCGGCCATGACCGATGAAGTCGAATCGTCCCCCTCCCCCGACGCCGCGGCCACGCCCGCGGCCCGCGCCGAGGCGGCGATCGACGCCCTGCGTGATCGTCACCTGCGTCGCCTGGGCCACGTGGTCCCGGTCACCCGCATCGGTGTGATCACCTGGCCGCCGCCCGGACGCTTCGGGTCGAAGGAGCGGATCACGTCGTCGTGGCACTACTGGTGGCAGGCTCACCTGCTCGACATCCTGGTCGACGCGGCCAGGCTCGGCGACGTCCGCGCCGCCGGCGAGGCCCGCGCCCTGACCCGCGGGATCCGGCTGCGCAACTTCGGCCGGTGGACCAACCAGTACTACGACGATATGGCCTGGCTGGCGCTGGCACTCGAGCGCGCGAGCCGGCATATAGCGCGCGGCGGACGGCCGCGCGCGCAGCGGAAGCTCACGGAGGTGCTCTACGACGCGTGGACCCCCGAACTCGGCGGCGGCATCCCGTGGCGGACCTCCGACCACTTCTTCAACGTGCCCGCCAACGGGCCGGCGGGGATCTTCCTCGCCCGGCGCGGGCGCATCGAGCGCGGCGTCGCCACGGCCGACTGGATCGCGGAGAACCTGGTGCTGCCGAGCGGATTGATCGCCGACGGCTTCTGGGCGAACCCCGACGGGAGCCGCCGCGAGGAGAACAACGTGTACACCTACTGCCAGGGCGTGACCCTCGGCCTCTGGCTCGAGGCGTACCGCCTGACCGGCGAGTTGCGGCACCTGCACCGCCTCGAGGAACTCCTGGACGTCGTCGCCCGGCACGAGGCACGGCCCGACGGAGTGCTGTCCGGCCACGGAGGCGGCGACGGCGGACTGTTCACCGGCATCCTCGCCCGCTACCTGGCCTTGATCGCCACGGATCTTCCCGTGGGCGCCCCCGGCGAGGAGCGGATCCGGGAGACGGCAGCCCGACTGGTGGTGACCAGCGCCGAGGCGGCATGGTCGCAGCGCGCCGAGATCGACGGGCTGCCGCTGTTCGGCCCCGACTGGAGCTCGCCCGCCGTCGTCCCCGACGCCCAGAGCGCCGGACCGGAGTTCATCGCCGGGGCGGTGCGTTCGTCGCAGACCCCCGAGCGCGACCTCTCGGTGCAGCTGTCCGGTGCGATGCTGATGGCGGCGGCGGCTTCGGTAACGCTTCGATTGCCTGAGCACACCGGTTCGGTTGCCCCCGAATGACAACCGGGAACGTATCCGTGCTTAATTGGTGGTAAGAAGTTCCGTGGGCTGGGTCACAGCCGAGTCGGGGGCGACGACCGCTGCAACGGTGCAGCGGGGAAGGAGAGAGAAGCACGTGAGTGTTCATCTCGATCTCGACGGCGAGGGGTCGTTCCTGCGTGGAGACCTCGGTCCCGCCGCGGCTCCGCACCATCCCGGGCACCCGTATCGTGATGCCTCCGGCGGACACCAGGCCGCGATCTGGCACGAGTCCGTGTACGGCCGCAAGCCCTACCCGCGCGTGACCATCGACCGCAACGTCACCCTCACCATGAGCGACGGGGTGCGCCTGCGCGCCACCGTCATCCGCCCGGCCAATCGCCTCGGGCAGCCCAGCCGGGCGCCTTTCCCCGTCATCCTGAACGTGAACCCCTACAACCGGGCGCTGCTCGACGGCTTCGACTTGACCCTGCACGGTCCCGGCATCGGGCGCGTGATCCGCGGTGTCGCCGGAACGATGACCCAGGAGGACGGTCCGCTGGCCGGCCTGGCGCGCCTGACCCGAACCTTCGACCGGGGCCTGTTCGACGTCTTCGGCGTCAACCGCAACCTGGTGCAGTCCGGCTACGTGCAGGTGATGGTGGACGTCCGTGGAACGGGCGCCTCGCACGGCAAGTGGGAGATCCTCAGCAGCCGCGAGCAGCAAGACTCGGTGGAGGTGATCGAGTGGATCGCCGCGCAGCCGTGGTGCGACGGCGGCGTCGGAATGGTCGGCTGGAGCTACTCGGCCATCAACTCACTGCAGGCCGCAGCACTGCGCCCGGCCGCGCTCAAAGCGGTCTTCGCCGTGGAGGGCAGCCAGGACGTGGTCCGCGACATCTACATCACCGGCGGGATGCCGTCGGCGTTCATCCCCATGTGGCTGGCGATGGTCAACGCGGTCAAATGGGCGCCGAACCCGGCGACCGCCCTGGCCGATCTGCTGCGCGGCGATCTCTATCGCTGGCTCCGCGACCGGCTCAAGAGCCCCGCGACTGAGCTGCCGTCGCTGCTGTGGGGCTTCTTGACCGCACGCGACCATCGGATCTTCGACCATCCGTACTTCCTGGAACGGTCCCCCGACATCGGGCAGATCGAGGCGGCCACCTTCACGGTCGGCGCCTGGCACGACCTGTTCGGCCGCAGCGCCACCGGCGTCTACGACCAGCTGCAGATGCCGCCGGGAC harbors:
- a CDS encoding MlaE family ABC transporter permease, with the protein product MTTATQRGVARLQKAGDGALSQTGNVVQLFVDVARQLFVRPFQWREFIQQAWFIASVTILPTALIAIPFGAIVSLQTGSLIKQLGAESFTGAASVLVVVQQGSPLVTSLLVAGAAGSAVAADLGSRTIREEIDAMEVLGINPVQRLVVPRVLAMVLVAMLLNGLVAVVGIAGGYFFNVIVQGGTPGAYLASFGALAQLPDLYVSTFKAAIFGIIAGVVAAYKGLHPKGGPKGVGEAVNQSVVVTFLLLFFANLIITAVFIQIVPPKVG
- a CDS encoding glycoside hydrolase family 76 protein; amino-acid sequence: MTDEVESSPSPDAAATPAARAEAAIDALRDRHLRRLGHVVPVTRIGVITWPPPGRFGSKERITSSWHYWWQAHLLDILVDAARLGDVRAAGEARALTRGIRLRNFGRWTNQYYDDMAWLALALERASRHIARGGRPRAQRKLTEVLYDAWTPELGGGIPWRTSDHFFNVPANGPAGIFLARRGRIERGVATADWIAENLVLPSGLIADGFWANPDGSRREENNVYTYCQGVTLGLWLEAYRLTGELRHLHRLEELLDVVARHEARPDGVLSGHGGGDGGLFTGILARYLALIATDLPVGAPGEERIRETAARLVVTSAEAAWSQRAEIDGLPLFGPDWSSPAVVPDAQSAGPEFIAGAVRSSQTPERDLSVQLSGAMLMAAAASVTLRLPEHTGSVAPE
- a CDS encoding ABC transporter ATP-binding protein — translated: MGVEVAVEGLTKSFGSQNIWRDVTLTLPAGEVNALLGPSGTGKSVFLKTLIGLLHPEQGSVVIDGTDITQCSAKELYEIRKLFGVLFQDGALFGSMSLYDNIAFPLREHTKKKEDEIRRIVMDKVELVGLAGAEDKLPGEISGGMRKRAGLARALVLDPEIILCDEPDSGLDPVRTAYISQLLIDINAEIDATILIVTHNINIARTIPDNIGMLFRKELVMFGPREVLLTSEQPVVKQFLAGDRFGPIGMSEEKDEAVAAAEAAMQAAGISGGGTKDDFSEIIPQVQPNPGMPVRKAAIRHRQNVLNIVNGLPPNAQAAIRASIAEEDRRAAETPDTSATLVAMANHQFSYPDGVVLDHHHDATAVASAGGVTEVIETPTETIVLDEETRQVATLPEEERTEEITRVIDDGQGSGRA
- the rplL gene encoding 50S ribosomal protein L7/L12; amino-acid sequence: MAKLTADELIEQFKELTLLELSDFVKKFEEVFEVTAAAPVAVAAAGAPAAGGAEAAAEQDEFDVVLEGAGDKKIQVIKVVREVVSGLGLKEAKDLVEGAPKALLEKVSKEDAEAAKAKLEEAGASVSLK
- a CDS encoding MlaE family ABC transporter permease; the encoded protein is MTRGVTIAKSRPEYLVYEARKQLGRPFKLLDGAGEQMSFYGRTLAWIPRTLVHYTREVMRILAEVAFGAGGMAVIGGTVGVMILMSGFTGVVVGMQGYAALSQIGSEALSGFLSAYVNTREVAPLVGGLALSATVGCGFTAQLGAMRISEEIDALEVMAVPSIPFLVSTRVIAGFVAVIPLYVLGLMAAYLASRVINTTFNGQSTGSYDHYFNLFLPPEDVLWSFGKVLVFAFVIILVHCYYGYYASGGPAGVGVAVGHAVRSALVLIALMDFFLGLAIWGTSTSVRVGG
- a CDS encoding MCE family protein gives rise to the protein MQTVKRRLLGLVFYVIVFGLLATSVLIFRGTFETVTKVTLVAGDAGNALVPKADVKARGVVVGTVKAVTVREGGKVDVELGLDPNLAGDLPANTTARILPKTLFGERFVSLEIPADPQGGTLAKGGTIKTDASGNAPEVEDLFDALLPILEAVPPEDLNATLTSVNAAIGGRGKELNKTIEQLNTIFSRVNANMPELQGTLRGLASFSQTYSDALPDVIDALDNLRVTNRTVVERQGDLRNVIATLGVAAVDTTNFLNKNRRNLVNVFVDSEFMLKQLARQSPVFQCTFHNFATIIPKVGPIVGKDTENPGVHVNVQFVNPRGRYLPNQDEPRMWWLDPPARCYEPATNGRPFPQYPGGSVPDGSYQPPSRNAGPKTWPNLPQPQFAGMPAGKGMESDYMTQMKLIYGADSGQNPADVPGWTTYIGGTALQGAQVTIK
- the rplJ gene encoding 50S ribosomal protein L10, whose amino-acid sequence is MANQDKIDAVAEITEQFKGANAAVITEYRGLSVPQISELRRSLGEGATYSVAKNTLVKRAAAEAGVEGLDELFVGPTAIAFIEGEPVVAAKAIKTFAKDNKALVIKGGYMDGRALSIAEVEAIADLETREVLLAKLAGAMKGNLAKAAGLFNQPASQVARLAAALQEKKEGEEAA
- a CDS encoding CocE/NonD family hydrolase, with the protein product MSVHLDLDGEGSFLRGDLGPAAAPHHPGHPYRDASGGHQAAIWHESVYGRKPYPRVTIDRNVTLTMSDGVRLRATVIRPANRLGQPSRAPFPVILNVNPYNRALLDGFDLTLHGPGIGRVIRGVAGTMTQEDGPLAGLARLTRTFDRGLFDVFGVNRNLVQSGYVQVMVDVRGTGASHGKWEILSSREQQDSVEVIEWIAAQPWCDGGVGMVGWSYSAINSLQAAALRPAALKAVFAVEGSQDVVRDIYITGGMPSAFIPMWLAMVNAVKWAPNPATALADLLRGDLYRWLRDRLKSPATELPSLLWGFLTARDHRIFDHPYFLERSPDIGQIEAATFTVGAWHDLFGRSATGVYDQLQMPPGRKQMLVADGYHLDPGCDHGGAHQPPQLDVLERAWFDRWLKDIPNGIEDYGPVTLEQQGGGWSCGEHFPRREVTTQRLFLTPDQSGTADHARHDGSLGTAPDLHVHHLHTRPDLRGVVSRDAAQVFAGLPIALGRGFSHDASYQERGALSFTSAPVSRPTQISGSMNLRLNVATNAHEGIWAVTVNDVAPDGTSTVLTNGALTASNRALDVSRSRYSDEGALIDAVHYLSRERRLPVPADEPVRIDVDLVATDAVLKTGHRLRVDVYAASLPRYLTIVPDLIKARGRRQQLVLDPNKPSYLTFLSDGDLGTAPVPAPTQLRPM